A stretch of Vannielia litorea DNA encodes these proteins:
- a CDS encoding DUF2190 family protein, translating to MKNFVQKGEAITVAAPAAVASGEGVLVGALFGVASGDAASGEDVTIQTLGVFELPKASTDVVTVGAAVYWDATEGEVTVTATDNTFIGHAVAAAGNPSGTARVRLSV from the coding sequence ATGAAGAACTTTGTGCAAAAGGGCGAGGCAATCACCGTTGCCGCCCCGGCTGCCGTGGCGTCCGGGGAGGGTGTCCTGGTCGGCGCCCTCTTTGGCGTAGCCTCCGGCGATGCTGCCTCTGGTGAAGATGTGACCATCCAGACGCTGGGAGTCTTCGAGCTTCCGAAGGCCAGCACCGATGTCGTGACCGTGGGTGCTGCCGTCTATTGGGATGCCACCGAAGGCGAAGTGACCGTGACGGCCACTGATAACACCTTCATCGGCCATGCCGTCGCAGCGGCGGGCAACCCTTCGGGCACTGCCCGGGTTCGACTGAGCGTTTAA
- the glpX gene encoding class II fructose-bisphosphatase: MTKKPEFHDRMLSLGLARVSEAAALASAKLIGRGDEKAADQAAVNAMRDQLNKLDIKGVVVIGEGERDEAPMLYIGEEVGTGTGPEVDIALDPLEGTTLTAKDMPNALTVIAMAPRGSMLHAPDVYMEKLAIGPGYPEGIVSLSQSPSERVRLLAASKQATPADITVCILERPRHEELIAEVRSTGAAIRLITDGDVAGVMHCAEPEKTGIDMYMGLGGAPEGVLAAAALKCMGGQMWGKLTFRNDDERGRAAKAGIEDLDKIYSRDEMVQADVIFAATGVTDGSILSGIKREVGYLTAETLLMRSKTGSVRRMQYRNPTSAM; encoded by the coding sequence ATGACCAAGAAGCCTGAATTCCACGACCGGATGCTCTCGCTGGGCCTCGCCCGCGTGTCGGAGGCCGCCGCGCTGGCCTCGGCCAAGCTGATCGGCCGCGGCGACGAAAAGGCCGCCGACCAGGCGGCCGTGAACGCCATGCGCGACCAGCTCAACAAGCTCGACATCAAGGGCGTGGTGGTGATCGGCGAAGGCGAGCGCGACGAGGCCCCGATGCTCTACATCGGCGAGGAGGTGGGCACCGGCACCGGGCCGGAGGTGGATATCGCGCTTGACCCGCTCGAGGGCACCACGCTGACTGCCAAGGACATGCCCAATGCGCTGACCGTCATCGCCATGGCGCCGCGCGGCTCCATGCTGCACGCCCCGGATGTCTACATGGAAAAGCTCGCCATCGGCCCCGGCTACCCCGAGGGGATCGTCAGCCTCAGCCAGTCCCCTTCCGAGCGCGTCCGCCTTCTGGCCGCCTCCAAGCAGGCCACGCCGGCTGATATCACCGTCTGCATCCTCGAACGCCCCCGCCACGAGGAGCTGATCGCCGAGGTCCGCTCGACCGGTGCCGCGATCCGCCTCATCACCGATGGCGACGTGGCCGGCGTCATGCATTGCGCCGAGCCCGAGAAGACCGGGATCGACATGTACATGGGCCTCGGCGGGGCGCCTGAAGGCGTGCTCGCGGCTGCCGCGCTCAAGTGCATGGGTGGCCAGATGTGGGGCAAGCTCACCTTCCGCAACGACGACGAGCGCGGCCGTGCCGCCAAGGCCGGGATCGAAGATCTCGACAAGATCTACAGCCGCGACGAGATGGTCCAGGCCGACGTGATCTTCGCCGCCACCGGCGTGACCGATGGCTCGATTCTGTCGGGCATCAAGCGCGAGGTCGGCTATCTCACCGCCGAAACCCTGCTGATGCGCTCCAAGACCGGCTCAGTACGTCGAATGCAGTACCGCAACCCGACCTCCGCGATGTAA
- the recJ gene encoding single-stranded-DNA-specific exonuclease RecJ: protein MPAFLGVEESLTGRRWVGPAPEEDRLAEAMAQATGLPAPLARLLVQRGVPQEDAAAFLAPSLRDLLPDPRKLRDMEIAAARLNRAVERTEKIAIFADYDVDGGTSAALLIRWLRALERDATLYVPDRVGEGYGPNAPAISELSRSHSLIICVDCGTLSHDALAAAGGTDVVVLDHHLGGETLPPAVAVVNPNRQDETGELGHLCAAAVVFLCLVEANRQRREAGSAPLPDLMGLLDLVALATVADVAPLVGVNRALVRQGLKIMAHRAHPGLAALADVAGVDRAPTPYHLGYLLGPRINAGGRVGRADLGARLLATDDPLEARELAERLDTLNKERRDIEAAVQQAAMEQAEARGMEAPLVWAAGEGWHPGVVGIVASRLKEATGRPAVVIGLEDGEGKGSGRSISGVDLGGCVHRLEDEGLILRGGGHKMAAGLSLTIDQLEPAMARLSELLARQGAGADGPRDLRLDGLILPTAATVDLIEALEQAGPFGASAPAPRFALPEAALADARVVGEDHLKISVRTAMGQRLDAIGFRLADTPLGRAMLESRGGAWHLAGRLEVNHWQGRSRPQLRLEDAARA from the coding sequence ATGCCAGCCTTCCTCGGCGTCGAAGAGTCCCTGACAGGGCGGCGCTGGGTTGGCCCCGCGCCCGAGGAAGACCGGCTGGCCGAGGCCATGGCCCAGGCCACCGGCCTCCCTGCCCCTCTGGCCCGCCTGCTGGTGCAGCGTGGCGTGCCTCAGGAAGACGCCGCGGCCTTCCTCGCCCCGTCGCTGCGCGATCTCCTCCCCGACCCGCGCAAGCTGCGCGACATGGAGATCGCGGCCGCACGGCTGAACCGCGCCGTGGAGCGCACCGAGAAGATCGCGATCTTCGCCGATTACGACGTCGACGGCGGCACTTCCGCCGCCCTCCTCATTCGCTGGCTCCGGGCCCTGGAGCGCGATGCCACGCTCTACGTGCCCGACCGTGTGGGCGAAGGCTATGGCCCGAACGCACCCGCGATTTCCGAGCTGTCCCGGTCTCACAGCCTCATCATCTGCGTCGATTGCGGCACGCTCTCGCACGACGCCCTTGCCGCCGCCGGAGGCACCGACGTGGTGGTGCTCGATCATCACCTGGGGGGCGAAACGCTTCCGCCTGCAGTCGCCGTGGTCAACCCCAACCGCCAGGACGAAACCGGCGAGCTGGGTCATCTCTGCGCCGCCGCCGTGGTGTTTCTTTGCCTCGTCGAAGCCAACCGGCAGCGCCGCGAGGCTGGAAGCGCGCCCCTGCCCGACCTGATGGGGCTGCTCGATCTCGTGGCCCTCGCCACCGTTGCAGACGTGGCGCCGCTCGTCGGCGTCAACCGCGCTCTCGTGCGGCAGGGCCTCAAGATCATGGCGCACCGCGCCCACCCCGGGCTTGCCGCCCTGGCCGACGTGGCCGGTGTGGACCGTGCGCCCACGCCCTATCATCTGGGCTACCTGCTCGGCCCCCGGATCAACGCGGGCGGCCGCGTGGGCCGCGCCGATCTGGGCGCGCGCCTTCTGGCCACCGACGATCCGCTCGAGGCCCGCGAGCTGGCAGAACGCCTCGACACGCTCAACAAGGAGCGCCGCGACATCGAGGCCGCCGTGCAGCAGGCCGCGATGGAACAGGCCGAGGCCCGCGGGATGGAAGCTCCCCTCGTCTGGGCCGCCGGAGAGGGTTGGCATCCCGGCGTTGTCGGCATTGTCGCATCACGCCTGAAAGAGGCCACGGGCCGACCCGCCGTGGTGATCGGCCTGGAGGACGGCGAAGGCAAGGGCTCGGGCCGCTCCATTTCCGGGGTCGATCTGGGCGGATGCGTGCACCGTCTGGAGGATGAGGGGCTGATCCTTCGGGGTGGCGGGCACAAGATGGCGGCCGGGCTTTCGCTCACGATCGACCAGCTTGAACCCGCGATGGCGCGCCTCTCGGAGCTACTTGCCCGGCAGGGCGCCGGTGCCGACGGCCCGCGTGACTTGCGGCTGGACGGGCTGATCCTGCCCACCGCCGCCACGGTCGATCTGATTGAGGCGCTCGAACAGGCAGGCCCTTTCGGCGCCTCGGCCCCGGCCCCACGCTTCGCCCTGCCGGAGGCAGCCCTGGCCGATGCGCGCGTGGTCGGAGAAGACCACCTCAAGATATCGGTGCGCACAGCCATGGGCCAACGACTTGACGCCATCGGCTTCCGCCTTGCCGACACGCCCCTGGGCCGGGCCATGCTGGAGTCGCGCGGCGGCGCCTGGCATCTGGCCGGGCGGCTCGAGGTGAATCACTGGCAAGGCCGATCGCGCCCGCAACTGCGCCTCGAAGACGCCGCGCGCGCCTGA
- a CDS encoding prohead protease/major capsid protein fusion protein, giving the protein MSLDRYATSVKTYGPPAAIFDDSHANPPDLWADATHVTRAATTAPTTWDPDTMTVEVIAATQAPVMRKDARGVAYAETLDMATLDLSAVTDLPVYDSHRGASARDVVGIVQSLRVDGDKLLATLRLSAAEDAAPIVERVAEGTLTGVSIGYAVAAWRETHENGQRVRRPASWTLREISLTPDPADRAARVRSETAPSATARLGGNPSNRAATGGTMPNTQTVTPPEDAERTRRSEIRTLVRSAGLGAEIADDLIDQEATVDAAKAAIFDHMQTRSTPVIRTTAPQNDDPAVITRRQADAVATRMAGGECPEVSRQYLGDSMLDLARSALSRAGVSHRGMSADETFQRAAHGTSDFPLVVSNAMNKVALDTYKAAESPLKSLCRQRTLSNFKESTSIRLGEMGRLEEIDEHGEITHTSRAENGETMRLKTYARGLTVSRQLLIDDDLGLLGDMTAAFGEAAAQTEADILVDLLTSNPSLSDGTAVFHSTRGNLADTGADPSVTTLDLARKAMRGFKGLDGKTLINSKPKYLLVGPELETAAESLLASIYAASVDDVNPFTGKLTLLVEPRITDDRWFIFADPARLPALQFGYLSAAQGVQIQRTEAWDTLGMKYRAFLDFGAGWLDWRGAYFNEGAA; this is encoded by the coding sequence ATGAGCCTCGATCGGTATGCCACCAGCGTCAAAACCTACGGTCCGCCCGCAGCGATCTTTGACGATAGTCACGCGAACCCGCCTGACCTGTGGGCCGACGCCACCCACGTCACCCGGGCTGCAACGACAGCACCCACGACCTGGGACCCCGACACGATGACGGTTGAGGTGATCGCGGCCACCCAGGCCCCGGTGATGCGCAAGGATGCGCGCGGCGTGGCCTACGCCGAGACGTTGGACATGGCCACGCTGGACCTCTCCGCGGTGACTGATCTGCCGGTCTATGACTCCCATCGGGGTGCGAGCGCCCGTGATGTGGTTGGGATTGTTCAGAGCCTTCGGGTGGACGGCGACAAGCTCTTGGCCACTCTGCGCCTGTCCGCAGCCGAAGACGCCGCTCCCATTGTTGAACGGGTCGCCGAAGGCACCCTGACAGGGGTGAGCATCGGTTACGCGGTCGCCGCGTGGCGTGAAACGCACGAGAACGGCCAACGTGTTCGCCGCCCCGCATCTTGGACCCTTCGAGAGATCAGCTTGACCCCGGACCCGGCTGACAGGGCCGCGCGAGTCCGCTCCGAAACAGCCCCCAGCGCAACGGCGCGGCTGGGCGGTAACCCTAGTAACCGCGCCGCGACAGGAGGCACCATGCCCAACACCCAAACCGTAACCCCGCCGGAGGATGCCGAGCGCACCCGCCGGTCCGAGATCCGCACCCTGGTCCGCTCGGCTGGCCTCGGCGCGGAAATCGCTGACGATCTGATCGACCAAGAGGCCACGGTGGACGCCGCCAAGGCCGCGATCTTCGATCACATGCAGACCCGCTCCACGCCGGTCATTCGCACGACCGCGCCCCAGAACGACGATCCGGCGGTCATCACGCGGCGCCAAGCGGACGCCGTGGCAACGCGTATGGCCGGTGGCGAATGCCCGGAAGTGTCTCGCCAATATCTGGGCGACTCGATGCTCGACTTGGCCCGCTCGGCTCTTTCCCGGGCTGGCGTGTCGCATCGGGGCATGTCCGCCGATGAGACGTTCCAGCGGGCCGCCCACGGCACCAGCGATTTCCCCCTGGTGGTTTCCAACGCCATGAACAAGGTTGCCCTGGACACCTACAAGGCAGCCGAGTCGCCCCTCAAGAGCCTGTGCCGCCAGCGCACGCTTTCCAACTTCAAGGAGTCGACCTCGATCCGGCTTGGCGAGATGGGCCGCTTGGAGGAGATCGACGAACACGGCGAAATCACCCACACCAGCCGCGCCGAGAACGGCGAGACCATGCGCCTCAAGACCTATGCGCGTGGTCTCACCGTATCCCGGCAACTTCTGATCGACGACGATCTGGGCCTTCTGGGCGACATGACCGCCGCCTTTGGCGAGGCCGCCGCGCAGACCGAGGCCGACATTCTGGTGGACCTGCTCACCAGCAATCCGAGCCTGTCGGACGGCACCGCCGTCTTCCACAGCACCCGGGGCAACCTCGCCGATACCGGAGCCGACCCCTCCGTTACCACGCTGGACCTGGCCCGCAAAGCGATGCGGGGCTTCAAAGGGCTCGACGGGAAGACTCTCATCAACTCCAAGCCCAAATACCTTCTGGTCGGGCCGGAATTGGAGACGGCTGCAGAGTCGCTGTTGGCGTCGATCTATGCGGCGTCCGTGGACGATGTGAATCCCTTCACAGGCAAGCTGACGCTCCTGGTGGAGCCTCGCATCACCGATGATCGGTGGTTCATCTTCGCTGATCCGGCCCGACTGCCGGCGCTCCAGTTCGGATACCTTTCCGCCGCGCAAGGTGTCCAGATTCAGCGGACGGAAGCATGGGACACCCTCGGCATGAAGTATCGGGCATTCCTCGACTTCGGTGCCGGATGGCTCGACTGGCGCGGGGCCTACTTCAACGAGGGCGCCGCCTGA
- a CDS encoding CHAT domain-containing protein, with product MLRLALILALLALPAQAQSLSDRAFQAAQWAMLSSAGSAIRQAGVRRSAGDGALAALLKARQQVADRRARAEADLGALGRDGTAATAEATRLSGEIEGYSVEIARLDRQIEADFPRFHELTRPQPLTLSEVQGLLGADEALLFLYSGARETHIWAVTPGGSAWQRISIGRDQLADDVATLRRSLTAANNARGAEALKTLGKSRQIAPFDRLTAHLVYTDLLRDVLELIPPGTRVYTVTQGPLSGLPLALLVTAFPQTSPEMDGDPDTLRATPWLFQRHPLVTLPTVESLRSVAQPGPARPPGAQAFLGIGAPTLTGGAAGLRGVAFTDAGADPESIRALAPLPGTLRELRAIAATFGAGPERLLTGDAAREPALRAAGLETAEVVVFATHGLLSGDLTGLAEPALVLTPPDAASPQDDGLLTASEIADMSLVADWIVLSACNTAGGDGRPDADGLSGLARAFLVAGARSIMVSHWPVRDDAAARLTSDSFAGLKAGLPSKAKALQAAMQAMLQDPGDPTMAHPAAWAPFILVGDGR from the coding sequence ATGTTGCGGCTCGCCCTGATCCTCGCCCTCCTTGCGCTCCCCGCCCAGGCGCAAAGCCTCTCCGACCGCGCCTTTCAGGCCGCGCAATGGGCCATGTTGTCCTCCGCCGGCAGCGCGATCCGTCAGGCCGGAGTTCGCAGGTCGGCAGGCGACGGCGCCCTGGCCGCCCTGCTCAAGGCCCGTCAGCAAGTGGCCGACCGCCGGGCCAGGGCCGAGGCCGATCTGGGCGCTCTGGGGCGCGACGGCACCGCCGCCACCGCCGAGGCCACGCGACTCTCGGGCGAGATCGAGGGCTATTCCGTCGAGATCGCCAGGCTCGACCGACAGATCGAGGCCGACTTTCCCCGGTTTCACGAGCTGACCCGCCCACAGCCGCTGACCCTCTCCGAGGTGCAGGGCCTGCTTGGTGCCGACGAGGCGCTGCTCTTCCTCTACTCGGGCGCCCGCGAAACTCACATCTGGGCCGTCACCCCCGGCGGCAGTGCTTGGCAGCGCATCTCGATCGGCCGCGACCAGCTTGCCGACGATGTCGCAACCCTGCGCCGTTCGCTCACGGCCGCCAACAACGCACGCGGGGCCGAGGCGCTGAAGACATTGGGGAAATCCCGCCAGATCGCGCCTTTCGACAGGCTGACGGCCCATCTGGTCTACACAGACCTCCTGCGCGACGTGCTGGAGCTGATCCCGCCGGGCACGCGAGTGTATACCGTCACCCAGGGCCCGCTCTCCGGCCTGCCTCTGGCGCTGCTGGTCACCGCATTTCCGCAGACCAGCCCCGAGATGGATGGCGACCCCGACACGTTGCGCGCCACGCCTTGGCTCTTCCAGCGGCACCCGCTTGTCACCCTGCCCACCGTCGAGAGCCTGCGCAGCGTGGCCCAACCTGGCCCCGCGCGACCGCCAGGTGCACAGGCCTTTCTCGGCATCGGTGCGCCCACGCTCACCGGCGGGGCTGCCGGGTTGCGCGGCGTCGCCTTCACCGATGCGGGCGCAGATCCCGAGAGCATCCGCGCGCTCGCCCCCCTGCCCGGCACCCTGCGCGAACTCCGGGCGATCGCGGCCACCTTCGGGGCCGGTCCCGAACGCCTGCTGACCGGCGATGCCGCGCGCGAGCCCGCCCTGCGCGCGGCCGGCCTCGAGACGGCCGAGGTGGTGGTCTTTGCCACCCATGGGTTGCTCTCCGGAGATCTGACCGGACTTGCAGAGCCCGCCCTGGTGCTCACCCCGCCCGATGCCGCCAGCCCCCAGGACGATGGGCTTCTGACCGCCTCCGAGATCGCCGACATGAGCCTTGTCGCCGACTGGATCGTGCTTTCGGCCTGCAACACGGCAGGCGGCGACGGACGGCCCGATGCCGATGGCCTTTCCGGCCTCGCCCGGGCCTTCCTCGTGGCCGGGGCGCGCAGCATCATGGTCAGCCACTGGCCGGTGCGCGATGACGCCGCCGCCCGCCTCACCTCCGACAGCTTCGCCGGCCTGAAGGCCGGACTCCCGAGCAAGGCCAAGGCGTTGCAGGCGGCCATGCAGGCAATGCTCCAGGATCCGGGCGACCCCACGATGGCCCACCCCGCCGCCTGGGCGCCATTCATCCTTGTCGGAGACGGCAGATGA
- a CDS encoding phage portal protein → MSLIDRIFRRQAAPAPIRRSFDAETGGRRAHGFRASGPVGAETIAAAAPIRARARHAYANNGYLRNAVGAWVAETVGAGIEANSSHPDTDLRPVIDSHFNARAAEIDAEGRTDFRGMTAAVVEAVIVDGEAFAMIEEGPEGVRLRLIPAEMVDESITRDLGNGGYIAAGVEFDQLGRRVAYHVQPHRPTELFPTAGQPVRVPAEDMLHIFKPLGAGQVRGVSWLAPILLTVNEFDQLQDALLVGAKIAAMHAGFVTDQNNLNGGGAFPDADGLADLSLEPGVVRVLPAGTDIKFNSPTEAKDSIAFAKLTLGQIAAGLGVPQHLLDGDLSGANYSSLRAGLLPFRAKVEQFQYHALVPQFLAPAFRRVIAHEYISGRLDVADLEPALKAEWLAPRPMQVDPAKDVAALKEMLGAGLTSRRQAVASLGWNIADLDAEIAADREREAALGLNFSNPEKEFVE, encoded by the coding sequence ATGAGCCTCATTGACCGCATCTTTCGCCGCCAAGCCGCCCCCGCACCGATCCGCCGTAGCTTCGATGCAGAAACTGGCGGACGCCGGGCACATGGGTTCCGTGCGTCCGGGCCGGTCGGTGCTGAGACCATCGCCGCTGCCGCACCGATCCGCGCTAGGGCTCGCCATGCCTACGCCAACAACGGCTACCTGAGGAACGCCGTAGGTGCATGGGTGGCGGAGACAGTGGGGGCAGGTATCGAAGCAAACTCGAGTCACCCCGACACCGACCTCCGCCCGGTAATCGACTCGCACTTCAATGCCCGGGCCGCCGAGATTGACGCCGAGGGTCGGACTGATTTTCGGGGCATGACCGCCGCAGTGGTGGAAGCTGTGATCGTGGATGGCGAAGCCTTCGCCATGATTGAGGAAGGGCCCGAAGGCGTCCGGCTTCGCCTTATCCCGGCAGAAATGGTGGACGAGTCGATCACTCGGGACCTCGGTAATGGCGGCTACATCGCGGCGGGTGTGGAGTTCGACCAATTGGGCCGCCGTGTGGCCTATCATGTCCAGCCGCATCGCCCGACCGAGCTATTCCCGACCGCCGGGCAGCCTGTGCGCGTGCCCGCCGAAGACATGCTCCACATCTTCAAGCCCCTTGGTGCCGGACAGGTGCGCGGGGTCTCGTGGCTGGCCCCAATCCTCTTGACGGTCAACGAGTTCGACCAACTGCAAGACGCGCTCCTGGTCGGTGCGAAGATTGCCGCGATGCACGCCGGGTTCGTCACCGACCAAAACAACCTGAACGGTGGCGGTGCCTTCCCCGACGCCGATGGACTGGCGGACCTCAGCTTAGAGCCCGGCGTGGTTCGGGTCCTTCCCGCAGGCACAGACATCAAGTTCAATTCGCCCACCGAAGCCAAGGACTCCATTGCCTTCGCCAAGCTGACCCTTGGGCAGATTGCCGCTGGCCTAGGTGTCCCTCAGCACCTCTTGGACGGCGATCTGAGCGGCGCGAACTATTCGAGCCTGCGGGCTGGGCTTCTGCCTTTTCGCGCGAAGGTGGAGCAATTCCAGTATCACGCCTTGGTCCCGCAGTTTCTCGCCCCCGCGTTCCGCAGGGTCATCGCCCACGAATACATCTCGGGGCGGCTGGACGTTGCCGATCTGGAGCCCGCACTCAAAGCCGAATGGCTGGCGCCCCGCCCGATGCAAGTAGACCCGGCAAAGGATGTGGCCGCCCTCAAGGAAATGCTTGGTGCCGGGCTGACCTCGCGCCGCCAAGCCGTAGCAAGCCTTGGCTGGAACATCGCCGACCTCGACGCCGAGATCGCAGCAGACCGGGAACGCGAGGCCGCCCTTGGCCTGAACTTCTCCAACCCCGAAAAGGAGTTTGTCGAATGA
- the gpW gene encoding gpW family head-tail joining protein, whose product MATTATTAEQLAEARAAYHRLMIGEAALVYVDQNGERIEYTRASAPRLAAYIADLERQVAGQSRPATITFQTSKGT is encoded by the coding sequence ATGGCGACCACGGCGACCACGGCTGAACAGCTTGCGGAGGCACGGGCCGCCTATCACCGCCTCATGATCGGTGAGGCCGCCCTGGTCTACGTCGATCAGAACGGCGAGCGGATCGAATACACCCGAGCCTCCGCACCCCGTCTCGCCGCCTATATTGCCGACCTCGAACGGCAGGTTGCCGGGCAATCCCGCCCGGCAACCATCACCTTCCAGACCTCGAAAGGGACCTGA
- a CDS encoding site-specific integrase: MEDTDRHGTVRLYYRRHGQKVRLRGPLGSPEFLTDYRRAAEGPKAPKQRSSSPGSVVPRSVKWLCVQYYKSSMFRELDPRTQKVRRSILERFCENKGDGDKPFALLLPRHIRARRDALADRPEAANSMVKALRQLYRFGVTYDLADANPAKDVEFLRSNPEGFHSWTIEEIETYEKKHPVGTTARLALALALYTGQRRSDLVLLGKQHLRGGWLTFTQQKGKGRNPVRLEIPVVPELQRIIAATTTGDMTFLVNGYGRSYTNAGFGNRFRKWCDEAGLPHCSVHGLRKAAAARLAELGCSEFEIMAITGHQTSKEVTRYTKAASQKVRAEAALTKMGGERK, encoded by the coding sequence GTGGAGGATACCGACCGCCACGGGACCGTCCGCCTTTACTACCGCCGCCACGGGCAGAAAGTCCGGCTGCGCGGCCCCCTGGGCTCGCCTGAATTTCTGACCGACTACCGCCGGGCAGCGGAAGGCCCGAAGGCCCCCAAACAGCGGTCCTCGAGTCCGGGCAGCGTGGTGCCACGCAGCGTGAAATGGCTTTGCGTTCAGTACTACAAATCCTCGATGTTTCGGGAACTCGACCCTCGGACACAGAAAGTCCGCCGGTCGATCCTGGAGCGGTTCTGCGAGAACAAGGGCGACGGAGACAAGCCCTTCGCGCTACTACTCCCCCGCCATATCCGCGCCCGCCGCGATGCGCTGGCCGACCGGCCCGAGGCTGCCAATAGCATGGTGAAGGCGCTCCGCCAGCTTTACCGTTTCGGTGTGACCTATGATCTGGCCGACGCCAACCCGGCAAAGGATGTGGAATTTCTGCGCTCCAACCCCGAAGGCTTCCATTCGTGGACGATAGAGGAAATCGAGACGTATGAGAAAAAACACCCGGTTGGCACGACTGCCCGGCTGGCGCTGGCCCTCGCGCTCTACACCGGGCAGCGCCGTTCCGACCTCGTACTACTGGGCAAGCAGCACCTCCGCGGCGGGTGGTTGACCTTCACGCAGCAAAAGGGAAAGGGCCGCAACCCGGTCCGCCTGGAGATCCCCGTGGTGCCCGAGTTGCAGCGGATCATCGCCGCCACGACGACCGGCGACATGACCTTTCTGGTGAACGGTTACGGGCGGTCCTACACCAACGCCGGTTTCGGCAACCGCTTCCGAAAATGGTGCGATGAAGCCGGGCTTCCGCACTGTTCTGTGCATGGTTTGAGGAAGGCCGCGGCCGCTCGACTGGCCGAGCTTGGATGCAGCGAGTTTGAGATCATGGCGATCACCGGACACCAGACCTCGAAAGAGGTGACGCGGTACACGAAAGCCGCCAGTCAAAAGGTCCGCGCGGAGGCCGCTCTGACCAAGATGGGGGGAGAACGTAAGTAG
- a CDS encoding helix-turn-helix transcriptional regulator: MTLAAASTSHRDLLPPPTRRGLSRVEAAAYIGVGASKFDALVTDGRMPKPKKIDGRRVWDVRSLDRFFDALPGGDDSDHNPWDE, translated from the coding sequence GTGACCCTAGCCGCCGCCTCCACGTCCCACCGCGACCTTCTGCCGCCGCCCACGCGGCGCGGCCTGTCGCGAGTGGAGGCGGCGGCCTACATCGGTGTCGGGGCCTCCAAATTCGACGCGCTGGTCACGGATGGCCGGATGCCCAAACCCAAGAAAATCGACGGGCGGCGCGTCTGGGACGTGCGTTCTCTGGACAGATTTTTCGACGCCTTGCCCGGTGGTGACGACTCAGACCACAATCCTTGGGACGAATAG